A region from the Saccharomonospora azurea NA-128 genome encodes:
- a CDS encoding cell division protein FtsK: MQRGPSDLEAADPVFDAELVEELPHPVVPIPLRRRFVRWWRSLPRVPSSLKSRELLTQAAKDTTVAVLRSPWRYLRAVIRGVLAAFRWWRKWVTVRDYREAAEEVQKLADRFTEIRELTLFRWKVTGAAIVALAMAAVVTAVLYGSGPLWAAAFVSSAVLAWLGRRKDGSPGRKPTLAGARTLGWTIDPQVLVDAFRDAKLIGKDETLRLVERATRVGDGWAVTVDLPATRKAADVIKHREALASALAVDEIQLIVERVRGNGGHAGRVSMWVADEDPYATSPQRTPLLGASHWDAWRPVPFGVDARGRRIDLPLVWTSLLVGAIPRQGKTFATRLAAAGLILDAHTRLYVADFKAGKDWMAAEHVAHRFLSGDEPSDVLTLKDWLVELVAEVQGRYRRMRELDDETCPESKLTPAMSRDPSLDMPVTALVIDEVQVPLEDRTPVEVQGRKMTAGEYIGELLTWLAKKAPAAGVVLILATQRPDSKTIPSGLRAVLGTRFALRVMDWRDSNIVLGEQMNTRGYDSSRLLPSHKGVGILRPDGETDTGADAVAVTVRTYYMPGDDWQEICHRGRALRENAGTLTGHAAGEDTTLSIDHAAVVKAIGAGSDPEPTADLPEPLASVVEYLDTHADDRDFVPTAELVDALDVEPNAFGRQMSDLGCSSQRKRVPTEDGATRQVRGYLIADIRAVVEEL, from the coding sequence ATGCAAAGGGGACCGAGTGACCTGGAAGCGGCGGATCCCGTGTTCGACGCGGAACTGGTCGAAGAGCTGCCGCATCCCGTGGTGCCAATCCCGCTGCGGCGACGGTTCGTGCGTTGGTGGCGTTCATTGCCCCGTGTGCCGTCAAGCCTGAAGAGCCGTGAACTCCTCACACAGGCGGCGAAGGATACGACCGTGGCCGTCCTGCGGTCGCCGTGGCGGTACCTGCGGGCGGTTATCCGGGGCGTGCTGGCTGCGTTCCGGTGGTGGCGAAAGTGGGTCACCGTGCGGGACTACCGAGAGGCCGCTGAAGAGGTGCAGAAGCTCGCCGACCGATTCACCGAGATCCGAGAGCTGACGCTGTTCCGATGGAAGGTGACGGGCGCAGCCATTGTCGCGTTGGCGATGGCGGCCGTGGTCACAGCAGTCCTCTACGGCAGCGGTCCGTTATGGGCGGCAGCGTTTGTCTCGTCGGCAGTACTGGCATGGCTGGGCAGGAGGAAGGACGGCAGTCCAGGCCGTAAGCCGACATTGGCCGGAGCGCGAACGCTGGGCTGGACGATAGATCCACAGGTGTTGGTTGACGCCTTCAGGGACGCCAAGCTGATCGGCAAAGACGAGACCCTGCGGCTGGTTGAACGTGCCACGCGCGTCGGCGACGGTTGGGCGGTGACGGTCGACCTGCCCGCCACACGCAAGGCCGCCGACGTCATCAAACATCGGGAGGCACTCGCGTCGGCACTCGCGGTCGATGAAATCCAACTGATCGTGGAGCGCGTGCGCGGCAACGGTGGACATGCTGGACGGGTATCGATGTGGGTCGCCGACGAAGACCCGTACGCCACCTCACCGCAACGGACACCGCTGCTCGGTGCCTCTCACTGGGATGCGTGGCGACCGGTGCCGTTCGGCGTCGACGCGAGAGGACGCCGCATCGACCTGCCATTGGTGTGGACGTCGCTGCTCGTCGGCGCGATCCCACGCCAAGGCAAGACGTTCGCGACGCGATTGGCCGCCGCGGGTCTCATCCTCGACGCACACACCCGGCTCTACGTGGCCGACTTCAAAGCAGGGAAGGACTGGATGGCAGCCGAGCATGTCGCCCACCGGTTCCTCTCCGGTGACGAACCGAGCGACGTCCTGACACTGAAGGACTGGCTGGTCGAACTGGTCGCGGAAGTGCAGGGCCGATACCGGCGCATGCGGGAACTGGACGATGAGACATGCCCAGAGTCGAAGCTGACACCCGCCATGTCACGTGACCCGTCGCTGGACATGCCCGTCACCGCGCTCGTCATCGATGAGGTCCAGGTGCCATTGGAGGACCGCACACCTGTCGAAGTGCAGGGCAGGAAGATGACAGCGGGCGAGTACATCGGCGAGCTGCTTACGTGGCTGGCCAAGAAAGCACCCGCAGCGGGAGTCGTCCTGATCCTGGCCACTCAGCGCCCCGACTCGAAGACCATCCCGTCAGGTCTGCGGGCCGTGCTCGGCACGCGGTTCGCGCTGCGTGTGATGGACTGGCGAGACAGCAACATCGTGCTGGGGGAGCAGATGAACACCCGAGGCTACGACAGCAGCCGCCTGCTGCCGTCTCACAAGGGCGTCGGCATCCTGCGGCCGGACGGCGAGACCGACACCGGTGCGGACGCGGTCGCGGTGACCGTGCGGACGTACTACATGCCGGGCGACGACTGGCAGGAAATCTGTCACCGAGGCCGCGCGCTCCGGGAGAATGCCGGGACGCTCACTGGTCACGCAGCAGGTGAAGACACCACACTCAGCATCGACCATGCGGCCGTCGTGAAAGCCATCGGCGCGGGCAGCGATCCAGAACCGACGGCGGACCTCCCGGAACCTCTCGCCTCAGTGGTCGAGTACCTCGACACCCACGCGGACGACCGGGACTTCGTACCCACGGCCGAGCTTGTCGACGCGCTCGACGTCGAACCGAACGCATTCGGGCGGCAGATGAGCGACCTCGGCTGCTCGTCACAACGCAAGCGCGTCCCCACCGAGGACGGCGCAACACGGCAGGTACGCGGCTACCTCATCGCCGATATCCGCGCCGTAGTTGAGGAGTTGTGA
- a CDS encoding ABC-three component system middle component 2: protein MNPLNSPLEVGIRALVLLTETFPRRLDVAQLVYLDHAMLHSGDFDSGPASLHPDLPIGPGEIGMRRRLIEQGLIVLMRAGLADMTATEAGFLYGATEEAASFLDVLEAPYLGQLKERAEWLTSSYIHEGMDVRDGMKQITQKWADDFRADAPNLGEDEDQ, encoded by the coding sequence GTGAATCCTCTTAACAGCCCGCTGGAAGTCGGTATCCGTGCTTTGGTCCTGTTGACAGAGACCTTCCCTCGGCGGCTCGACGTTGCGCAGCTCGTCTATCTTGACCACGCGATGCTCCACAGTGGAGACTTCGACAGCGGTCCGGCCAGTCTCCACCCAGACCTTCCCATCGGGCCTGGCGAAATTGGTATGCGCCGTCGGCTCATCGAACAGGGACTTATCGTGCTGATGCGAGCCGGCCTCGCCGACATGACCGCCACCGAGGCCGGGTTCCTCTACGGCGCAACCGAGGAAGCCGCCAGTTTTCTTGACGTCCTCGAAGCCCCCTACCTAGGCCAGCTCAAAGAACGCGCGGAGTGGCTGACCTCGTCGTACATTCATGAAGGAATGGACGTTCGCGACGGCATGAAACAGATCACCCAGAAGTGGGCCGACGATTTCCGTGCTGACGCCCCTAACCTTGGGGAGGACGAAGACCAGTGA
- a CDS encoding tetratricopeptide repeat protein translates to MRKETLQEFAEYAERFARDHGEPGTLSQRHLERLVAGQGPNGKPLGKPRPATARLLECIFGMPIDVLLSPYMPDDDRAELDNSEHEFRARLRTSARVDVGVIDVLRQQLNLIRRLDRQLGARTVQTEVAAKVQQTTELMQYSTMPYTRAELAALLSELCTLAGWQALDRAQMATAWRYYEQAKAAASESGDKSFEAHAMAEQAFVLIDIGEISNAVELLTHVRSNAQRHAPHMLKAWLAAACGEAYAAENRRGTALRAFDEADALLRAQQQKDSCPYVALDPVHLARWRGHALARLREAEAVTVLTDALSHLDPSFARAQAALRIDLVIALSHNEMPEEARKQGERAIALVAEIGSRRQQRRLSGV, encoded by the coding sequence GTGCGCAAAGAGACGTTGCAGGAGTTCGCCGAGTACGCCGAACGCTTCGCCCGCGACCACGGCGAACCCGGCACCCTCAGCCAGCGACACCTAGAACGTTTGGTGGCGGGCCAAGGACCGAACGGCAAGCCCCTGGGCAAGCCACGCCCGGCAACGGCCCGGCTACTGGAATGTATCTTCGGCATGCCGATAGACGTCCTGCTCTCGCCGTACATGCCGGACGATGACCGGGCCGAGCTGGACAACAGCGAACACGAATTCCGCGCCCGACTGCGAACCTCAGCACGGGTGGACGTCGGAGTGATCGATGTCCTGCGGCAACAGCTCAACCTCATCCGGCGGCTAGACCGTCAACTGGGAGCCCGGACAGTGCAGACCGAAGTAGCTGCGAAGGTGCAACAAACCACCGAGCTGATGCAGTACTCGACCATGCCGTACACACGCGCCGAACTTGCGGCCCTGCTGTCCGAACTCTGCACGCTTGCAGGCTGGCAAGCACTCGACCGCGCCCAAATGGCAACTGCGTGGCGATACTACGAACAAGCTAAGGCGGCTGCCAGTGAGTCTGGGGACAAGTCGTTCGAAGCCCACGCCATGGCAGAACAGGCCTTCGTACTGATCGACATAGGCGAGATCAGCAATGCAGTCGAACTACTGACGCATGTCCGCTCGAACGCCCAACGTCACGCGCCCCACATGCTCAAGGCGTGGCTGGCTGCCGCTTGCGGGGAGGCATACGCAGCGGAGAATCGTCGGGGTACGGCGCTCCGAGCGTTCGACGAAGCGGACGCCTTGCTACGTGCGCAGCAGCAGAAGGATTCGTGTCCCTACGTTGCCCTCGACCCAGTCCACCTTGCCCGATGGCGCGGGCATGCACTTGCTCGCCTCAGAGAGGCCGAGGCAGTCACCGTGCTGACAGACGCGCTCAGCCACCTCGACCCGAGTTTCGCCCGTGCCCAAGCAGCGCTCCGAATCGACCTTGTGATCGCCTTGTCGCACAACGAAATGCCAGAGGAGGCACGTAAGCAAGGCGAGCGTGCAATTGCTCTTGTCGCCGAGATTGGGTCTAGACGACAGCAGCGGAGGCTGTCGGGAGTGTAA
- a CDS encoding DEAD/DEAH box helicase, with protein sequence MRSAVHTDHDGYLIKAVGVSELVQDEPIALFDKLEPVELVQPEETRLVLDDTPKFRRSRLFLESVLRRTPLPRSERGLALADGFLLNPLPYQQRPAELALKGIRPRILIADVVGLGKTLEIGLILAELMRRGRGERILVATPQHVLEQFQREMWTRFSIPLVRLDSLGIERIQREIPAGRNPFTHFKRVIVSIDTLKDSSRYGHHLENTRWEAVVIDESHNLIGATTQRNKLARLLASQTDALLLASATPHNGDKRSFAELIRLLDPAAIADPNNYEASDIEHLYIRRTKVSQEVQNHLAGKWAERGPSTPIRCAATSAEEKVFAEFAQTWLPGADREGGPVVDRQNRLFPYTLLKAFLSSHVALKETVSKRLESPKCTDERERRALATLLELAAKIRDEDSAKLAELITQLRERGIGPTSTTRIVVFSERIATLKWLERVVPEKLGLKPDAVRILHGGLPDQKQQKIVEEFELAGSPVRLLLTGDVASEGVNLHRACHQMIHYDLPWSLIRIEQRNGRIDRYGQKQNPQFAALILTSSTTGAKDDTTVAEKLLEREAEVHRSLGSAEAVTGEYLADREERRLMEDLLKGKSVEEAVEPAEERDVLADLLADVGTLGDGPDPQRVRVPSLFGSTSDFVGEALQELYRDPETELDLAREDGMLAFNAPPDLEQRLSDLPASYLAAQRVDGTVRLKLTFDRDLAQRKLDETLQKKQTSWPDLSYVSEIHPLLDWLADKTLVRLGRKDAPVVLANVDEPVFLVQGVYCNQLGQPTVVEWMAVRGLPGSPVIEPLDQALRKAEVKPDMANPKADVDIAALEKLVPEAIAAARAHLEQRRADYDESIVEPLRAYRERVDEWEQLALEISTSRSNKVRDAAATQRQLIAELETTGQPLLRLLAVVERAQ encoded by the coding sequence GTGCGCAGCGCGGTCCACACCGACCACGACGGTTATCTGATCAAGGCCGTCGGGGTGTCGGAACTGGTGCAGGACGAGCCGATCGCGCTGTTCGACAAGCTGGAACCGGTCGAGCTGGTGCAGCCTGAGGAGACTCGGCTGGTCCTCGATGACACGCCGAAGTTCCGACGCAGCCGCTTGTTCCTGGAATCGGTCCTGCGTCGCACGCCGTTGCCGCGTTCGGAGCGGGGGCTCGCGCTGGCGGACGGGTTCCTGCTCAACCCGCTGCCGTATCAGCAGCGTCCGGCGGAATTGGCCCTCAAGGGGATTCGGCCGCGGATCCTGATCGCTGACGTCGTCGGCCTGGGCAAGACCCTGGAGATCGGACTGATCCTGGCCGAGCTGATGCGTCGGGGCCGCGGTGAACGGATCCTCGTGGCAACACCGCAGCACGTGCTGGAGCAGTTCCAGCGGGAGATGTGGACCCGGTTCTCGATCCCGCTGGTGCGCCTGGACTCCCTGGGGATCGAGCGGATCCAGCGGGAGATCCCGGCCGGACGTAACCCGTTCACCCACTTCAAGCGGGTGATCGTCTCGATCGACACGCTCAAAGACTCCAGCCGCTACGGCCATCACCTGGAGAACACGCGCTGGGAGGCGGTGGTCATTGACGAGTCGCACAACCTCATCGGTGCCACTACCCAGCGCAACAAGCTCGCGCGGCTGCTGGCCTCACAGACCGACGCACTGCTGCTGGCCAGCGCGACCCCGCACAACGGTGACAAGCGCTCCTTCGCGGAGCTGATCCGTTTGCTGGATCCAGCGGCGATCGCGGACCCGAACAACTATGAGGCTTCCGACATCGAGCACCTCTACATCCGTCGGACGAAGGTCAGTCAGGAGGTGCAGAACCACCTCGCGGGCAAGTGGGCCGAGCGCGGCCCGTCGACGCCGATCCGGTGCGCGGCCACGAGCGCGGAGGAGAAGGTCTTCGCCGAGTTCGCCCAGACCTGGCTGCCGGGAGCCGACCGCGAGGGCGGTCCGGTGGTAGATCGCCAGAACCGCCTGTTCCCGTACACGCTGCTGAAGGCATTCCTGTCGTCGCATGTGGCGCTGAAAGAAACAGTGTCGAAACGGTTGGAGTCGCCGAAGTGCACTGATGAGCGCGAACGCCGAGCGCTCGCGACGTTGCTCGAGCTGGCTGCGAAGATCCGGGACGAGGACTCGGCGAAGCTGGCCGAGCTGATCACCCAGCTGCGGGAACGCGGCATCGGCCCGACGAGCACGACACGGATCGTGGTGTTCTCCGAGCGCATCGCCACGCTGAAATGGCTCGAACGGGTCGTCCCCGAGAAGCTGGGGCTCAAGCCCGACGCGGTGCGGATCCTGCACGGCGGTCTGCCCGACCAGAAGCAGCAGAAGATTGTCGAGGAGTTCGAGCTGGCCGGAAGCCCGGTCCGGCTGTTGCTGACCGGCGACGTGGCCTCCGAGGGCGTCAACCTGCACCGCGCGTGTCACCAGATGATCCACTACGACCTGCCGTGGAGCCTGATCCGCATCGAACAGCGCAACGGCCGTATCGACCGCTACGGTCAGAAGCAGAATCCGCAGTTCGCGGCCCTGATTCTCACATCGTCCACGACCGGCGCGAAGGACGACACCACCGTCGCCGAGAAACTTCTGGAGCGAGAGGCCGAAGTGCACCGCAGTCTGGGCAGCGCTGAGGCGGTAACAGGGGAGTACCTGGCGGACCGCGAGGAACGGCGGCTGATGGAGGACCTGCTCAAAGGCAAGTCGGTCGAGGAAGCGGTGGAGCCGGCCGAGGAACGCGACGTGCTCGCGGACCTGCTCGCCGATGTCGGCACGCTCGGCGACGGACCGGATCCGCAGCGTGTGCGGGTGCCGAGCTTGTTCGGGTCCACGTCGGACTTCGTCGGCGAGGCGCTTCAGGAGCTCTACCGGGACCCGGAGACCGAGCTTGACCTGGCACGCGAGGATGGCATGCTCGCGTTCAACGCGCCACCGGATCTGGAGCAGCGGTTGTCGGACCTGCCCGCCTCGTATCTGGCGGCCCAGAGGGTCGACGGCACGGTGCGCCTCAAGCTCACCTTCGACCGCGACCTGGCGCAGCGCAAACTCGACGAGACCCTGCAGAAGAAGCAGACGAGCTGGCCGGATCTGTCGTATGTTAGCGAGATCCACCCGTTGCTCGACTGGCTCGCCGATAAGACGCTGGTGCGGTTAGGCCGAAAGGATGCTCCGGTCGTCCTCGCGAACGTCGACGAGCCGGTGTTCCTCGTCCAGGGCGTCTACTGCAACCAGCTCGGCCAGCCGACCGTCGTGGAATGGATGGCGGTTCGCGGCCTCCCCGGTAGCCCGGTGATCGAACCTCTCGATCAGGCCCTGCGCAAGGCCGAGGTGAAGCCGGACATGGCCAACCCGAAGGCCGATGTCGACATCGCGGCGCTGGAGAAGCTCGTGCCCGAGGCGATCGCCGCCGCTCGCGCGCACCTGGAGCAGCGCCGCGCGGACTACGACGAGTCTATTGTGGAGCCGCTGCGGGCGTATCGGGAGCGGGTAGATGAGTGGGAGCAGCTCGCGCTGGAAATCTCGACGTCGCGGTCGAACAAGGTGCGGGACGCCGCCGCCACGCAGCGGCAGTTGATCGCGGAGCTGGAGACGACGGGCCAGCCGCTGCTGCGGCTGCTGGCGGTTGTGGAGCGTGCCCAGTGA
- a CDS encoding ABC-three component system protein, translating into MVASEEAAGGEPDLIFKGIPEPNSPSLVLLAPVMQGAPLLTPKQYLYTYSDEEWENFTVEWVRALGHPYVLVTRMGGAGDRGADVAACLTRQGTNGEWHCYQCKHYEDALRPADAWPEMVKIFAAKVLGVYELPTRYVFVAPKIGSYLTRYLANPATLKEEFFKAWRKADSKLGADLDADNRAAVEALARNTDFSMFEARDMEWILQLHSKTPHHARRFPEPLKPRPAIERPPAEQREHEVVYVQKLLATYNEKYGLQLQTLQEARDHARTQQHFARQREAFYSAESLRVFARESVPYETFEAVESDLFETVIEVEEREYGLGYERLTAVLEAAANHQPNPANILAPVITVRDRKGLCHHLANDNRLSWCKEESQ; encoded by the coding sequence ATGGTTGCGTCGGAGGAAGCGGCCGGAGGGGAGCCTGACCTCATCTTCAAGGGCATCCCAGAGCCGAACTCGCCCTCCCTGGTCCTGCTGGCACCTGTCATGCAGGGTGCACCCCTGCTAACTCCGAAGCAGTACCTGTACACCTACTCGGATGAGGAGTGGGAGAACTTCACCGTCGAGTGGGTACGCGCTCTCGGCCACCCATATGTGTTGGTAACGCGTATGGGAGGAGCCGGGGACCGAGGCGCGGACGTGGCCGCCTGCCTGACTCGGCAGGGCACGAACGGTGAGTGGCACTGCTATCAGTGCAAGCACTACGAGGATGCGCTCAGGCCAGCAGATGCCTGGCCAGAAATGGTGAAGATCTTCGCGGCGAAGGTGCTCGGCGTGTACGAATTGCCGACCCGCTACGTCTTCGTGGCACCGAAGATCGGCTCCTACCTGACTCGGTACTTGGCTAATCCGGCCACTCTGAAAGAGGAGTTCTTCAAAGCATGGCGCAAAGCAGACTCCAAGCTTGGCGCAGACTTGGATGCGGACAACCGTGCAGCGGTGGAAGCGCTCGCCCGAAACACTGACTTCTCTATGTTCGAGGCACGGGACATGGAGTGGATCCTTCAGCTGCACAGCAAGACGCCGCACCATGCCCGGCGCTTCCCGGAACCCCTCAAACCCCGGCCAGCCATCGAGCGCCCTCCGGCGGAGCAACGCGAGCATGAGGTGGTCTACGTCCAAAAACTCCTAGCCACTTACAACGAGAAGTACGGCCTGCAGCTGCAGACCCTCCAGGAGGCTCGCGACCATGCTAGAACGCAACAGCACTTCGCACGTCAGCGAGAAGCCTTCTACAGTGCTGAGTCGTTGCGAGTATTCGCCCGCGAGAGCGTTCCGTACGAGACGTTCGAGGCGGTTGAGTCCGATCTCTTCGAGACCGTGATTGAAGTCGAGGAGCGCGAGTACGGTCTCGGTTATGAGCGGTTGACTGCCGTTCTGGAGGCGGCCGCAAACCACCAGCCGAACCCTGCCAATATTCTCGCTCCAGTTATCACTGTCCGTGACCGCAAGGGTCTGTGCCATCATCTCGCCAACGACAACCGACTGAGCTGGTGCAAAGAGGAGTCACAGTGA
- a CDS encoding serine/threonine-protein kinase: MGPLDVGDPAKIGPYTLRGRLGRGGMGQVYLGVSKTADWVAVKVIRAGLADDAHLRARFKSEVANLRRVYGARVARFEGADFDGDQPWLAVEYVPGRSLKEFVEDDGVLPTDLAVTLGLLLAEGLGKIHQEGLLHRDLKPQNILLGPDGPKVIDFGLAVLVGRDHQLTKTGEVVGTPVYMSPEQADGESDLTAATDVYSLAATLVYAATGRLLYGSLTGMKLFDAIRDPATLPNLSGLPSELVALFGQMLAHDPQARPSLSAVEETLLKLVEKPGRTVKELRDALTQRTATEPSLPSEPGEIDIEVAGEPNPEPTPEPVTTEQSAAMDSESAEPEPVAIDVGWLVAEVREQYDRKPVL, encoded by the coding sequence GTGGGACCGTTGGACGTAGGGGATCCGGCGAAGATCGGCCCGTATACCCTGCGCGGCCGGCTGGGCCGCGGGGGCATGGGGCAGGTCTACCTCGGCGTGAGTAAGACGGCCGACTGGGTCGCGGTGAAGGTAATCCGGGCGGGGCTCGCCGACGACGCTCACCTGCGGGCTCGCTTCAAGAGCGAGGTCGCAAACCTGCGGCGGGTCTATGGGGCGCGAGTGGCGCGGTTCGAGGGCGCCGACTTCGATGGTGATCAACCGTGGCTGGCTGTGGAGTACGTGCCGGGGCGGTCGTTGAAGGAGTTCGTCGAGGACGACGGGGTCTTGCCGACTGACCTGGCGGTGACACTGGGGCTGTTGTTGGCCGAGGGGCTCGGGAAGATCCATCAGGAAGGGCTGCTGCACCGCGACCTCAAGCCGCAGAACATCCTTCTGGGCCCGGACGGCCCGAAGGTCATCGACTTCGGGCTGGCGGTGCTGGTCGGACGGGATCACCAGCTGACCAAGACGGGCGAGGTGGTCGGCACGCCGGTGTACATGTCTCCGGAGCAGGCCGACGGCGAGTCGGATCTGACGGCGGCGACAGATGTGTATTCGCTGGCGGCGACGCTGGTGTACGCGGCGACCGGACGACTGCTGTACGGCTCGCTGACGGGTATGAAGCTCTTCGACGCGATCCGTGACCCCGCCACGCTGCCAAATCTCAGCGGGCTGCCGTCGGAGCTGGTGGCGCTGTTCGGGCAGATGCTGGCGCACGATCCCCAGGCGCGGCCGTCGTTGTCGGCGGTCGAGGAGACGCTGCTGAAGCTTGTGGAGAAGCCGGGCCGGACGGTCAAGGAGCTGCGTGACGCCTTGACACAGCGCACGGCCACTGAGCCGAGCCTGCCCAGTGAGCCGGGCGAGATCGACATCGAGGTGGCCGGGGAACCGAATCCGGAACCGACGCCCGAACCAGTGACGACTGAGCAGTCGGCCGCGATGGACTCCGAGAGCGCGGAACCTGAGCCGGTCGCGATCGACGTCGGGTGGCTGGTCGCAGAGGTCCGGGAGCAGTACGACCGCAAGCCTGTTCTGTGA
- a CDS encoding WhiB family transcriptional regulator: protein MVNHDHYAETARKLDRFDAVPDDVLCHVVTRDGLCFWVFDRDAMPELTGDGDSDRELAAALCAGCPVTNACLELELRTSGEETVGVWGGLAEDDRREVYRVWKRRHINRRTQAGEWW, encoded by the coding sequence ATGGTGAACCACGACCACTACGCAGAGACCGCCCGCAAGCTCGACCGCTTCGACGCCGTGCCGGACGACGTGTTGTGCCACGTGGTCACCCGCGATGGCTTGTGCTTCTGGGTCTTCGACCGGGACGCCATGCCGGAACTGACCGGCGACGGCGATTCGGATCGCGAACTGGCTGCCGCACTGTGTGCGGGATGCCCGGTCACCAATGCCTGCCTGGAACTCGAACTGCGCACGTCCGGCGAGGAGACAGTCGGCGTGTGGGGCGGCCTGGCCGAGGACGACCGCCGCGAGGTCTACCGCGTGTGGAAGCGGCGGCACATCAACCGACGCACGCAGGCAGGTGAGTGGTGGTGA